The window CAAGGAAagtaaagggagagggagatatgTAGATTCAGAGACCTACAAGACAGATGGATCAGCAGCTAATGGGTAAGAGGGTTCTTTCTGgggctgatgaaaatgttctaaagctAGAATACAATCAGAGTTTCACAACTCCATAGTAAAGGTTGatttgtacactttatttttttatttttttaaagatttatttatttatttatttatttatttaagtaatctctacacccaacatggggtttgaactcacaaccccaagatcaagagttgcacactcttccaactgagccagccagacaccccgcTTTGTATACTTTCAATAGGTGAGTtttatagtatgtaaattatatctcaacaaagctgttaagaaaaagacacatctggttgtttttgttgttgttgttgttttttaatgggcACGACTCTTGTGGCCAGGGATGTTTATTTGGGTGCTAACACTATAAAGAAATTTAAGGAACATCAGATTCTGTAAACATCAGATTCCTTTCAGGCAGAGGAAGGACTGTGTGATCAGGACAAGGCACGTGAAGGAGCTTCTGGGGTGGGTAGGAAGGTTTTATTTCTTGACCTAAAGTGTACTTAATAAGGGtgtttataataatttgttatattCCACATGTATTAtggagttttcttttatttaccttgagagtgaggggcagagagagagagagagaaagagaaagaatcccaagtaggcttccacactgtcagtgcagagcctaatgtgggccttgaactcaggaacctgtgagatcaagacctgagccgaaatcaagagtaggacacttaaccaactgagccacccaggcaccccttttatggttttctgtatctgttgtgttatataataaaatgacttttaaaaataggggaaaccagggtgcctgggtggctcagtcggttaagcgtccgacttcggctcaggtcacgatctcgcggtccgtgagttcgagccccgcgtcgggctctgggctgatggctcagagcctggagcctgcttccgattctgtgtctccttctctctctgcccctcccccattcatgctctgtctctctctgtctcaaaaataaataaaaacgttaaaaaaaaaaataggggaaatcaagaatgaaatgaCACCCTATGCTGGCCAGACTGTCAGGTGTCCCCTATGATCCCCCACCTCCTGGTATTCCTGCCCTGTTTAATCCCTTCCCCTCGAGTGTGGGCAGGACTTGCAACTTGTTTTTAACCAACAGAATAAGGCAAAGGCAATAGGATGTATGTGGTTATGTGTATGTGATTATATTATACAAGATTTAAAGTCCATCTGGCTAGGAGATGTTCTGTTCCTTGTTGGCTTTGAGGACGTGAGGGGTACACTGCAGAGGCCCATGGGGTGAGGAACTGAGGGTGgtccccagccaacagccagcaagaaactGAGGACCTCAGTCTGACAACCCAAGAGGAACTGAATATTACCAACCACCATGTGAGTCTGGAAGGAGATCCTTCCCCAGTTGAGTCTCAGATGACACCACAGTGCTGGGTCACACCTTGACTGCAGCTTGTGAGACCCCCCCCAAGCAGAGGCCTTGTCTCAACGGTGCCCTGACTCCTGGCACAGAAACTGTGCCTCACTcctcacagaaactgtgaggtgCTGTGTGTTGTTTAAAACCACTGcattcgtggggcgcctgggtggctcagtcggttaagcgtccgacttcggctcaggtcacgatctcgcggtctgtgggttcgagccccgcgtcgggctctgggctggtggctcagagcctggagcctgcttccgattctgtgtctccctctctctctgaccctcccccgttcatgctctgtctctctctgtctcaaaaataaataaactttaaaaaaaaaaaaaacaaaaaaaaacactgcattcGTGGCCATGGTATTACACAGCAACTGATAATCTGCCCTGAGTTGGGGGTCCCTCAAACCACTCTCAGGTTCAGTGATTCACTAGAAGCACCCAGAGAACTCAGCAAAGTGACTGTAGTCTTGGTTAcaatttattacagtgaaaggatacagattaaaatcagcagTAGTAAAAGGCACAGCACACAGGGCAGGAGCCAAGAGATCAACTATCCTCTCCCTGCGGAGTCACAAGGACAAGGTTAATTCTTCTAGTGACAGTTAGCGACAGTGTGTGGCAATGTACAAGGGGTATTGCCAACCAGGGAAGCTCACCCCAGCCTTGGAGCCCAGGGCTTTTACTGGGGGTCAGGCACCCAGGCAGAGTCTCCAGCCCCTCCAGAGGTCAAGGTGATAGCTCCTGGCCCGAGGCCCTCAGGTAAACAGACACTCTTATCAGGCAGGATATCCCAAGGGCTTAGGGGTTACCTCCCAGGAGCCAGTCAAGGGTCAATGCTTTCTGGGGAATGTGCAGTTTCAATGTCCCAAGCCTACAGTTAGCCCTTTTCTGCTCACCCATTAACTCTGGAAGTGGGATCTTTGGGAAGTTGCCAGCTACTTGAAACCAGAGGGAGAAACCGGGAGATCACCATGTTTTAAGACCCAGGGAAACTTTACACCTTTACTGGCCTTATAGTCAGAGCGTTTCCAGGATTTAAGCCATACAGCCAGAAGGCAGggtgcagaggggaggaggcagagatggggCACTCGTACAGAAGTGTCTCCTGATTGGCCACCGAATAGAAGGCAAGTTTGCCCTCTTCCAGGTCCAGCCAGATGCCCACCACCTTAGGTCTGTCAGCGCCCAGGATGGTTTCCTTGACCATGTGCCATGCAGAGAGCTGGCCAGTCCCCTTCCACTCTACACACCAGGAGTCTTCGGTCCTTCCCAGGGTCTGGTTGCGCCTCATCCCCCAGGAGGCCACCCCAACTGCCCAGTTGTTGCAGTGCTGAGTGTCTACTTCCCAGTACTGCTGCCCTGAAGAAAAGGCCTGGGAACATAAGACCTGGCAGGTCACAAACCTCTCGTGGCTCCAGAGATGGGTCTGCGGGCAGCGAGATACAGTCACCACCCGGCAGTCCTCGGACACCTCCAGACTACAGCAGTGGCTCCGAAGGTCAAAGGTCGGACTGATGGCCCCTGAGGAAAAGAACAAGGATATGATTAGCTCTCACCCTAAGAGCAAAATATAgctttgtagcttttttttctttaagtttatttatttttgagaaagagagagagagaaagagacaaagtgtgatttgggaaggggcagagagagaagaggagacacagaatcagaagcaggctccagggtctgagctgtcagcacaaagcccaacgtggggctggaactccagaatggcaagatcatgacctgagccgaagtcagatgcccaaccgactgagccacccagacgctttGTATCTTTGAGTGTGATAAAGTTTACTTACACTGGCATTAAAATTGGTACCTCAACTTGCAGTCTTCTATCATGGTTCTAGTAACAATCCCCCCTTCACATCTTAACTTTTATTTCCCCACTTTAGCCTGGAATTTGGGAGTCTTCATCCCTTTTGTCTTTGTAATCAGCTCCCCTTTGAGCCGAAAACAGGCCCAGCAGCTGGGAGGTGGACTGACAGACccccaagttttgttttgctttgttttgttttgtgttgtgttgtttaattcttttttgaaagagagggagggagcccaagtaggggagaggggtggagagagagagaatcctaagcaggctccactctgggcacagagcccaacacagaacacggggctcgatcccacaatcctgggattgtgacctgagccaaaatcaggtcaGGGTCGGACACTccaccaaccaagccacccaggcgtcccaggccAAAGCCAAGTTTTAAGCAGACTACATACTTACACTGAACAAACCGGGAGGTCCTCGTGGGGGCAGGGTGACTGTGGTCAGGCAGCGGGCATGCAGAGGAAGATGAACCTTCTTGGAGTTCCACTAAGGAATCAAAACattgggaaggggaaaaagtcttatcaaaaaaaaaaaaaggcaaatagaaTTATTCAAACATCGTGATCAGGGCACAGAACTTTTTTGTAGTGTCAGACTTGAATCAGGACATCCAGCTCAGGTATTGATGTGGAAATGGTGGGGTTCAGAGcgaatggtcaagaaagaattcttgagacattttcagtgcaaaaaggtggtttcaTTAAAGctcggggacaggacccgtgggcagaaagagctgtacgTGGGTTGTGAGGGGTGGCTGACTATATaccttcaagttgggagggggttagggatagagtaagtctctaaggaattttggaagcaaggtttgcAGGACCTTGAGAGacctagctgttgttaggaaaaagtcatttattactgtctagCAAAACCTCAGTCATGAAACCCTTCAGATGTATTATCATGCTCCTTATGCTTGGAGGATGACTGCTAACATATAATTGGGGGGACAGAGATAAAGGAGGTTTCCAAAGGAATGTTAAATGTCccatatgttaaagtagacttataGGCTCCTGGagggttgggataatgttaagctaagactgccttttgcccctagcaaagtgtcagcATGGAGGCAGCTGAACTcccagaggaaggtcactctgcttGTTtcaggacttgtcagtgggctgtaagTTACCTTTGTTTcccaaatcattaaaaaaaaatcttttttcaatgtttatttatttttgagagagagagagagagagagacagagcacgagcaggggaggggcagagagaaagagacacagaatcagaagcgggctctaggctctgagctgtcagcacagagcccgacgccaggctcgaactcacagactgtgagatcatgacctgagctgaagttggatgcttaaccgactgagccacccaggcaccccatgtttccCACATCCTTATGTTCAGCCCCATGTTCTCACAGTGAGCTTTTTTTACTGCCTGTTTCCCTGGTAAGATTTAAGCTCCTTGCTggtgtgagaagtaagggagatgattcattttcagaaacacCAAATAGAATCTGTGCTGTCTCATTaaaataggtttacaacctattggaaatatgtatgacctccctcccccccccccccccccccacacacaccatggagtcccaaacccttagacacttcacgtcctggttcttcttcccctctccatttcatgggcttattttcgcaggctttgcaatgagcatgcaccaaagaacaaagggaggagggactgaaagtctctgcgtcacctcagggaatgtacatttgttccaatcagactactttttgcctgaCATGGGCATAGGCGCCAtccgggtaaggctgtaacctctgtagtactcagccaatgagtgttgaggaatcaggggagggacctGCACGTCAGGAGATacattgtctgctgtaactgccctgagtgtgcctgtccatcagacacctgctcttgcaagaacgttgatTAAAGCCTGGCTTCACCATGCTCCAAGTCTCCGTGTCCCTCCACTGATTGGGATGCTGGACTTATTTCTAACACTGGTAGAGACCTTGTTCATCTTTATGTTCTAAGCACCAAGCATAGTACCAGGCACATAGGAAGGGTTAGATGCACATGTATCAAATAAATTAGCTAATACCGTTTCAGGGCATCACTCTGACACCCAGAATATCCATGACCTCCCCACCGAATGCCATAAGtgctttaaaatgttactttgtgTAAGTAAATTCTGAATGGGCACTCAAGAAACTACTACAAGCAGTTAACTGAAACTGCAATAGGCAAATTGGGCAAGGGTGGGAAGGAGACCTTCACTGTGTgcttttgtattgttttgattgctgaattaaaaattttaaatttaacgccaaaatttaaacattttaattaattaattacttgaagattttatttttaagtaatctctacacccaacttgggccttgaactcacaaccccaagatcaagagtcacctgctccaccgactgagccagccaggtactactaaaattctgattttaaatttatgtgaGTAAATAAGATCATTAAGGAACCTAATCTAAACTTAGGGGTGCACAGGAGCCAAGAGGACACTTATTTCTCAGATAATTGCTCTAACTGGTTTCCTTGAGAAACTTCTCCCAAGGGATCATGTTTCTCCACCTAAATACAAAATAActttctggagcgcctgggtagctcagtaggttaagcttccgactttggctcaggtcatgatcttgtggtttgtgggttcaagccccacattgggccctgtgctgacagctcagagcctggagcctgcttcggattatgtgtctccctctctctctgcccctcacccacttatgctctctctctctcaaaaataaataaacatttaaaaaaaattttttttagggacacctgggtggctcagtcggttaagcgtctgacttcagctcaggtcatgatctcaaggcttgtgagttcgagccccgcatccggctctgtgctcacagctcagagcctggagcctcttcagattctgggtctttctctctctctctgcccctcccccactcacgctctgtctctctctgtctctcaaaaataaataaacattaaaaaaattttttttaatttttttaaataactttttaagcaGAGCAAGATCATTTGAATATAAAAGTCGTTATAAGAGACATGTCCCTAAAGCATATAAAGCTGGCAGTGGCCAGAccaggaggcagaagagagggagccCAGAGCTAATGTCTAAGGGACAGGCGTGAACTAACAGTTCTTCAGTCATGACTAGGGTTACAACAGAGAATGTACAAAGTCAAACAGAAAGGTTCCTTTCtatgtttttactgtttattattaGCACACTCACCAGAGATGATATGTTAATAGAACTTATCAAGGACGATTTACAAAATCGTATGCTTTGTTATCAAAGACGTTTAATAGTTAAACATAAAAAGCagctgatttcctttttttaatttttaaaaaaagtttatttatttattttgagagagacagaaacagcacaagtagaggaggggcagagagagagggagacagagcgcgacagcatgacctgagctgaaaccaagagttggtcactcaaacgactgacccacccagacccCCAAAAAAACAGCCTATTTCTGAATCTCCTCAGGTAGATAACACAGATGAGCAGTAAGCTAGCAAAATCAGGTCTAGGTTCTGGATGTATAGGTCTCAGAAAatgagtttctattttttaaaggcctGTGTTACATCATACCGCCAGTCATACCCAAAAAACACATCCAGCCACAAAAACACCTCAGCCCACTCTTTCCTCATTTACAGCAGCACAGGAATAACACAGCTGGGCTCTGGGATCCTATCCCCCAAAAACAAAGCCCTGGAACACTCTGTCATTTCCCCCAACTTCCATATTTAATACTccacaaaataaaatcaccttaCCCTGTGGTTGTTCTTCAAGGGCCTCTTTCCATGTCAAGCTTTCCCGTAATTTTTCCCGGATTTCTTCTAAGTCATGCAGAATGTCTCTCAGTTTTCTCTCGGGTGTGTGGGGAGTCACGAGCTTTGAAGAAACCAAGGAAAGACTATTGATGAATCatccaaaataaattaatgaattcaaGTCTCTTAAGGTATGCATCAAATAGCATATTCTGATTCTGCCATCTCTAATTCTCTATGTGCCCcctcacaaatttttaaaaacataattaggCCCTCAGACCACATGCCTTGAAAGGAATCTGGAAGAATACAAAGGGcagcaaaaatattaaagagtGGTTATTTCTGGGTGGTGGGGTTATGGgtgatgttcattttctttgtttttaaaaaaattttttaatgtttatttatttttgagagagagagagagcgcgcaagaaTAGGGGAGaagcaaacagagagggagaaatagaatctgaaacaggctctaggctctgagccatcagcacagaccctgacacgggactcaaactcacgaaccacgagatcatgacctgagcagaagttggacgcttaatcgactgagccacccaggcgcccctcatttgctttctttaaacTGCTTGtgtattttctagtattttctacaataaacatgGATTTCTTAAGTAATaccaaaaaaagtattaaaatttgtAAGCCCATCCTATAGGggctttacaaaataaataatacagatagTCACCAAGATAAGCTTCAGAGGCCAGAATAATCTTCTCCAAGAGGCTACCATTATATCATCTCTCTTCTCAAGAGCCAGCATAGACATGTTGCCTCCATCCAGGTCCTCCCAGCTCTCTCAGGCCTCTAATCTATGCTCCCTGATTGTCTTTAACCTGTCATTCCCCAACACAGCCTCCC is drawn from Panthera uncia isolate 11264 chromosome E1, Puncia_PCG_1.0, whole genome shotgun sequence and contains these coding sequences:
- the RNF135 gene encoding E3 ubiquitin-protein ligase RNF135, whose protein sequence is MAGLDPGLAIPVWLAEDDLGCIICQGLLAWPATLPCGHSFCRDCLKGLWAAGSPGRRRSCPTCREGAAQPPQLRKNTLLQELADKYSRALRELKEAPGAAPARGAAAGAAPEPARPPSRRAAQLPAEAQKSITEAGHELEELVEQLVDLVRSLQSQTHLLEPGPDNEGSTQSLLVTPHTPERKLRDILHDLEEIREKLRESLTWKEALEEQPQVELQEGSSSSACPLPDHSHPAPTRTSRFVQWAISPTFDLRSHCCSLEVSEDCRVVTVSRCPQTHLWSHERFVTCQVLCSQAFSSGQQYWEVDTQHCNNWAVGVASWGMRRNQTLGRTEDSWCVEWKGTGQLSAWHMVKETILGADRPKVVGIWLDLEEGKLAFYSVANQETLLYECPISASSPLHPAFWLYGLNPGNALTIRPVKV